One genomic window of Eptesicus fuscus isolate TK198812 chromosome 6, DD_ASM_mEF_20220401, whole genome shotgun sequence includes the following:
- the LOC103290677 gene encoding tripartite motif-containing protein 75-like, with amino-acid sequence MESAASLAELQAEANCPICLDYLRDPVTIECGHTFCHSCIHQRWEDLPGTFPCPVCLHHCPDRKLKRNTLLCQMIEIIKQIPTSGSQRKLQEEKPLCGKHNEVVTLFCDKAQEMLCPLCRVPLEHQDQSLIPIEEAAASYRRKLKRYIGALMVEVEDAETEYEKQIAKEFEVQKKVESWRKELQYECKELKCSLQIEHDVFNAGLLIEEKDVEEKLTENRRQISNHMFMLNSLLSEIAEKYLQADVDLLTGIEDIHNRYEKLETPAVFSYKLKKESCNLPPHYLGLYKMISTFQVDLTLDPETAHPSLVISRDRKSVTYRTPDGLPNFQALTSYPAVLSCEGFDAGRHFWQVEVRGTGEWSLGVCKESCLINSLISPSPSNSCRHIDLCASICGTCPRGHIMRVGIFLDYELGDVSFYNLNNGSYLYGFTGKFREKLMPYFSTAPSSKSLTFIIRDE; translated from the exons ATGGAGTCTGCAGCCTCCCTGGCTGAGCTCCAGGCAGAGGCCAACTGCCCCATCTGCCTGGATTACCTGAGAGACCCAGTGACCATTGAATGTGGGCACACCTTCTGTCACTCCTGCATCCACCAGCGCTGGGAAGATCTACCGGGCACCTTTCCCTGTCCTGTCTGCCTCCATCATTGCCCTGACAGGAAGTTGAAGAGGAACACCCTATTATGTCAGATGATTGAAATTATTAAGCAGATCCCCACCTCAGGGAGCCAGAGGAAATTACAGGAAGAAAAACCCCTGTGTGGGAAGCACAATGAAGTTGTAACACTTTTTTGTGACAAGGCCCAAGAGATGTTGTGTCCTCTTTGCAGG GTCCCCTTAGAGCACCAGGATCAGTCCCTGATACCCATTGAGGAAGCTGCTGCTAGTTACAGAAGAAAGCTCAAAAGATATATTGGGGCGCTGATGGTGGAGGTTGAAGATGCTGAAACggaatatgaaaaacaaattgcAAAAGAATTTGAAGTGCAGAAAAAGGTGGAAAGTTGGAGGAAAGAATTGCAGTATGAATGTAAAGAACTGAAGTGTTCCTTACAAATAGAGCACGATGTATTTAATGCTGGTTTACTTATAGAAGAGAAGGATGTTGAAGAAAAACTAACTGAAAACAGAAGACAAATTTCAAACCATATGTTCATGCTAAACAGTCTTTTAAGTGAAATAGCAGAGAAGTATTTGCAGGCAGATGTGGATTTACTTACAGGTATTGAAGATATCCACAATAGGTATGAAAAGCTAGAGACCCCAGCAGtcttttcatataaattgaaGAAGGAGAGTTGCAATCTTCCCCCTCATTATTTGGGTCTATATAAAATGATCAGCACATTTCAGGTAGATTTGACACTGGATCCTGAAACTGCCCATCCAAGTCTCGTTATCTCAAGAGATAGAAAAAGTGTTACATACAGGACACCAGATGGTCTTCCTAATTTCCAGGCACTTACTTCTTACCCAGCTGTCCTGAGTTGTGAAGGATTTGATGCTGGCAGGCATTTTTGGCAGGTAGAAGTAAGAGGCACAGGTGAATGGTCCTTAGGTGTGTGTAAAGAATCTTGCCTCATAAATAGTCTGATATCACCATCCCCAAGCAATAGCTGCAGGCACATTGATCTTTGTGCTAGTATATGTGGAACATGCCCTAGAGGACATATCATGCGGGTTGGTATTTTTCTGGACTATGAGTTGGGAgatgtttcattttataatttgaataatGGGTCATACTTGTATGGGTTCACTGGTAAGTTTAGGGAAAAACTTATGCCTTATTTCTCTACTGCACCTTCATCAAAATCTCTTACGTTTATTATCAGAGATGAATGA